In Bombina bombina isolate aBomBom1 chromosome 6, aBomBom1.pri, whole genome shotgun sequence, a single genomic region encodes these proteins:
- the LOC128663515 gene encoding golgin subfamily A member 6-like protein 22 isoform X2 has translation MQLLLLLLLLPFSQAGEENRAAHEEEVSVLVYGTVQLGQALAGTYQSTRNKLQRVMGRQEQQEKGLQKLRGEADRSRREEEKIRREVQRLQNEEREVQDLSHSIQNELHLLQREFTELHMRLHILENGVQEREGGIPALKAHADRQHLMLHVLSEAVKQQQSQMTKQRSQLQHILRQVSVASGR, from the exons ATGCAGCTACTCTTGCTCCTCCTGCTGTTACCTTTCTCCCAGGCGGGGGAAGAGAACAGGGCTGCGCACGAGGAGGAGGTAAGCGTGCTGGTCTATGGGACAGTGCAGCTGGGACAAGCATTGGCTGGCACCTACCAATCAACAAGGAACAAGCTGCAAAGAGTTATGGGTAGACAGGAACAGCAGGAGAAGGGTTTGCAGAAGTTGAGGGGAGAAGCTGACAGATCAAGACGAGAGGAAGAGAAGATCCGCAGGGAGGTGCAGAGGCTTCAG AATGAAGAACGTGAAGTCCAAGACCTGTCTCACAGCATACAAAATGAGCTACATTTGCTACAGAGAGAGTTCACAGAGCTGCACATGAGGTTACACATCCTGGAGAATGGGGTGCAAGAAAGAGAAGGTGGAATTCCAGCTTTGAAG GCTCATGCTGACCGTCAGCACTTAATGCTCCACGTTTTATCGGAGGCGGTGAAACAGCAGCAGTCACAGATGACCAAGCAGAGATCACAGCTGCAGCACATACTGAGACAG GTCTCAGTTGCCAGTGGCAGGTGA